The following proteins come from a genomic window of Macadamia integrifolia cultivar HAES 741 chromosome 14, SCU_Mint_v3, whole genome shotgun sequence:
- the LOC122060632 gene encoding subtilisin-like protease SBT4.3 has product MVIEVFPYCLSFCAVVNLNSRFKIKIYAYHRSFNGFAAKLNEQERQKLASKEGVVSVFPSRTIQLHTTRSWDFIGLSKAAKRIAGAESDLIVGVFDTGIWPESESFSDEGFGPPPKKWKGVCKGGNNFTCNNKIIGARFYSNITNSARDTQGHGTHTASTVSGNLVSNVGFYGLAQGNAKGGVPSARIAAYQVCIERGGCDGSVVLAAFDDAIADGVDIISISAGSSAFLDFDSDSIAIGAFHAMQKGILTSQSAGNSGPSKLSTGSVAPWILSVAASSTDRHIIDKVVLGDGKVIMGNSINPFTLNGTNHPIVYGKGAEGGTSDEDSARHCFLDRDVVKGKIVVCDTYLTAGENAQFGGALGAIYSVDGFDDYSIVFVLPAIHLNTKTAKKVISYINSTKNPTANILKSEAVNDSSAPNVISFSSRGPNGITPDILKPDISAPGVDILAAISPLASPSNTFDDERRVNYSILSGTSMACPHATGAAAYVKSFHNDWSPSAIKSALMTTAWKMNSTRNPDAEFAYGAGNIDPLKAINPGLVYEILNDDYIKFLCSIGWDTKRVRLISGGNNSSCPQGTKGSPLDLNYPSLTAYLKQHDKPFVINFTRTVKNVGSENSIYKASVTSNFKITVSVEPNVLSFKSLNENKSFKVTVSGSKLEPMSMASASLEWSDGTHTVRSPIVVHSFSEAST; this is encoded by the exons ATGGTTATTGAGGTTTTTCCTTATTGTCTGTCGTTCTGTGCTGTAGTTAATTTGAACTCAAGATTTAAAATTAAGATATATGC CTATCATAGAAGTTTTAATGGATTTGCAGCAAAGCTCAATGAACAAGAGAGACAAAAGCTTGCCA GTAAGGAAGGTGTAGTATCTGTTTTCCCAAGTAGAACTATCCAACTTCATACAACTAGGTCTTGGGACTTCATTGGTTTATCCAAGGCTGCGAAAAGAATAGCTGGGGCTGAGAGTGATCTTATTGTTGGTGTTTTTGACACTGGAATATGGCCAGAATCTGAAAGTTTTAGTGACGAAGGATTTGGCCCTCCTCCTAAGAAATGGAAGGGTGTTTGTAAAGGAGGCAATAATTTTACATGCAACAA CAAGATCATTGGTGCTCGATTCTACTCAAATATAACTAATTCAGCGAGGGACACACAAGGACATGGGACACATACAGCCTCCACAGTTTCTGGTAACTTAGTATCTAATGTGGGATTTTATGGGTTGGCCCAAGGGAATGCAAAAGGAGGTGTACCATCAGCAAGGATTGCAGCTTACCAAGTTTGCATTGAACGAGGTGGTTGTGATGGAAGTGTTGTCCTTGCTGCTTTTGATGATGCAATTGCGGATGGAGTGGATATCATCTCAATCTCGGCAGGATCGAGTGCATTCCTTGATTTCGATTCAGATTCCATCGCAATTGGTGCATTTCATGCAATGCAGAAGGGCATCCTCACATCACAGTCTGCAGGAAATAGTGGTCCTAGTAAGCTATCAACAGGAAGTGTTGCACCTTGGATACTGTCTGTAGCAGCAAGTAGTACAGACCGCCATATCATTGATAAGGTTGTCCTTGGGGATGGAAAGGTCATCATG GGTAATTCCATTAATCCTTTTACTTTAAATGGAACAAACCATCCAATTGTATACGGAAAAGGAGCTGAAGGAGGAACATCTGATGAAGATAGTGCTCG ACACTGTTTCTTAGATAGAGATGTGGTGAAGGGAAAGATTGTGGTGTGTGATACGTACTTAACCGCAGGAGAAAATGCACAGTTTGGTGGTGCTCTAGGGGCCATATATTCAGTTGATGGATTTGACGACTATTCTATAGTATTCGTTTTACCTGCAATACATTTAAACACCAAAACTGCAAAGAAGGTCATTTCTTACATAAATTCCACCAA AAACCCAACGGCAAACATCTTGAAAAGTGAAGCAGTAAATGATTCATCAGCCCCAAATGTTATTTCATTCTCTTCCCGTGGTCCTAATGGCATTACACCAGATATCCTCAAG CCAGATATAAGTGCCCCAGGGGTAGATATCTTGGCTGCAATTTCACCTTTAGCTTCACCGTCGAATACTTTTGATGATGAAAGGAGGGTGAACTACAGTATATTATCTGGGACCTCCATGGCGTGCCCTCATGCTACTGGTGCTGCAGCTTATGTTAAATCTTTTCACAATGATTGGTCACCTTCTGCCATCAAATCTGCACTCATGACCACTG CTTGGAAGATGAATTCCACCAGAAACCCGGATGCTGAGTTCGCTTATGGTGCTGGCAATATCGATCCACTGAAAGCTATAAATCCCGGTCTGGTATACGAAATCCTAAATGATGACTACATCAAATTCCTCTGCAGTATAGGCTGGGATACCAAGAGGGTTAGACTTATATCAGGAGGAAATAACAGCAGTTGTCCTCAAGGCACTAAAGGATCACCATTGGATCTCAATTATCCATCATTGACAGCTTATCTTAAACAACACGATAAGCCTTTTGTTATTAATTTTACAAGGACAGTTAAGAATGTTGGTTCAGAAAATTCCATATACAAGGCATCAGTTACTTCCAATTTTAAGATTACAGTCAGTGTTGAGCCTAATGTTCTGTCTTTCAAATCATTGAACGAGAATAAATCATTTAAGGTGACTGTTTCGGGAAGTAAATTGGAACCAATGTCTATGGCATCTGCATCACTAGAGTGGTCCGATGGCACTCATACTGTGAGAAGTCCAATTGTTGTGCACTCATTTTCAGAGGCTTCTACATAG